From Lagenorhynchus albirostris chromosome 15, mLagAlb1.1, whole genome shotgun sequence, one genomic window encodes:
- the POLR2J gene encoding DNA-directed RNA polymerase II subunit RPB11-a, producing the protein MNAPPAFESFLLFEGEKKITINKDTKVPNACLFTINKEDHTLGNIIKSQLLKDPQVLFAGYKVPHPLEHKIIIRVQTTPDYSPQEAFTNAITDLISELSLLEERFRVAIKDKQEGIE; encoded by the exons ATGAACGCGCCTCCCGCCTTCGAGTCGTTCTTGCTCTTCGAGGGCGAGAAGAA GATCACCATTAACAAGGACACCAAGGTACCCAATGCCTGTTTGTTCACCATCAACAAGGAAGACCATACGCTAGGAAACATCATTAAATC GCAGCTGCTGAAGGACCCACAGGTGCTGTTTGCTGGCTACAAAGTCCCCCACCCCTTGGAACACAAGATCATCATCCGCGTGCAGACCACACCGGACTACAGCCCCCAGGAGGCCTTCACCAACGCCATCACAGACCTCATCAGCGAGCTCTCCCTGCTGGAAGAGCGATTCCGG GTGGCCATCAAAGACAAGCAAGAAGGAATCGAGTAG
- the ALKBH4 gene encoding alpha-ketoglutarate-dependent dioxygenase alkB homolog 4 isoform X1: MARRRGPRGPDRQHANPVLAPAVVRFQEVAPRESVGGGDRKEAAARTSYPARALQLPAAPAVPRLRPGCQDAAMAAAAVAAPEVLRECGCKGIRTCLICERQRGGDQPWQHQKTHRFIYYADTGWAVGAEESDFEGWAFPFPGVTLIEDFVTPAEEAEMVRLMDRDPWKLSQSGRRKQDYGPKVNFRKQKLKTAGFRGLPSFSREVVRRMGLYPVLEDFRPVEQCNLDYCPERGSAIDPHLDDTWLWGERLVSLNLLSPTVLSMSREAPGSLLLCLAPSGFPQAPVEGATAPGRSVPCREVEVAVPLPRRALLVLTRAARHQWKHAIHRRHIGARRVSATFRELSAEFGPSGRQRELGQELLQTSLSFQGRPT; encoded by the exons ATGGCGAGGAGGCGCGGCCCACGGGGACCTGATCGACAGCACGCGAATCCGGTGCTGGCGCCGGCGGTTGTCCGATTCCAGGAGGTGGCGCCGCGCGAATCCGTCGGCGGCGGCGACCGGAAGGAAGCGGCCGCGCGGACCTCGTACCCTGCGCGCGCACTACAACTCCCAGCGGCGCCCGCGGTCCCGCGCCTGCGCCCTGGCTGCCAGGACGCGGCGATGGCGGCTGCGGCGGTGGCGGCCCCAGAGGTCCTTCGGGAATGTGGTTGCAAGGGTATCCGGACCTGTCTAATCTGCGAGCGGCAGCGCGGAGGTGACCAGCCCTGGCAGCACCAg AAAACACACCGGTTCATTTACTACGCCGACACCGGCTGGGCTGTGGGGGCCGAGGAGTCCGACTTTGAAGGCTGGGCCTTCCCCTTCCCAGGCGTGACACTGATCGAGGACTTTGTGACCCCGGCGGAAGAAGCTGAGATGGTACGGCTGATGGACCGCGACCCCTGGAAGCTCTCACAGTCCGGGCGGAGGAAGCAG GACTACGGCCCCAAAGTCAACTTTCGGAAACAGAAGCTAAAGACCGCCGGCTTCCGGGGCCTCCCCAGCTTCAGCCGGGAGGTGGTGCGGAGAATGGGCCTCTACCCCGTCCTGGAGGACTTCCGGCCCGTGGAGCAGTGTAACCTGGACTACTGCCCGGAGCGGGGCTCGGCCATCGACCCCCACCTGGACGACACCTGGCTGTGGGGGGAGCGGCTGGTGAGCCTCAACCTGCTGTCCCCCACTGTGCTGTCCATGTCCCGGGAGGCGCCCGGCAGCCTGCTGCTCTGCCTGGCCCCGTCCGGCTTCCCGCAGGCCCCGGTGGAAGGTGCGACGGCCCCCGGCAGGTCTGTCCCGTGCCGGGAGGTGGAGGTGGCTGTCCCCTTGCCCCGCCGCGCTCTGCTGGTGCTCACGCGAGCCGCGCGGCACCAGTGGAAGCATGCCATCCACCGCAGGCACATCGGGGCCCGCCGCGTGAGCGCCACCTTCAGGGAGCTGTCAGCCGAGTTTGGCCCCAGCGGGAGGCAGCGGGAACTGGGGCAGGAGCTCCTGCAAACCTCGCTCTCCTTTCAGGGGAGACCCACGTGA
- the LRWD1 gene encoding leucine-rich repeat and WD repeat-containing protein 1 isoform X2, protein MGPLSARLLIQRGRPKCDRLGKIRSLDLSGMNLLSEHLDPKLLSRLKQLQELDLSNNQLETLPANLGLSHLRILRCANNQLGDVTVLCQFPQLEELSLEGNPFLTVSDNLKVSFLLPKLRKVNGKDASSTCSQVENLNRELTSRVTAHWEKFMAALSPEEEAEKAQADFVRSAVRDVRYGPESLSDFTQWRVRMISEELVASGGTQVHEANISERPPKATAIQEPRAGPVASKRPGDGPVNLSPNKRVCSSPLAQVEGSPVGSAGSQTALQLEPLHFLQCHSKNNSPRDLETQLWACAFEPAWDEGQAGATSQTVATCGGEAVCVIDCQTGIVLHKYKAPSEEFFSVAWTALTVVTQAGHKKRWSVLAAAGLRGLVRLLHVRAGFCCGLIRAHKKAIATLCFSPTHETHLFTASYDKRIILWDIGVPNHDYEFQASQLLTLDTTSIALRLCPVASCPDAYLLAGCEGGCRCWDVRLDQPQKRRVCEVEFVFSEGSEATGRRVDGLAFVNEDVVASKGSSLGTICLWSWSQTWQGRGSQSTVAVVVLARLQWSPTELAYFSLSTCPGEGMVLCGDEEGNVWIYDVRPLVAQRPPPPATPQAPTQILKWPQPRALGQTVSRTMVNTVVADPTFTYLTALTDSNIVAIWRRNQP, encoded by the exons ATGGGCCCCCTGTCGGCGCGGCTGCTGATCCAGCGGGGGCGACCCAAGTGCGACCGGCTGGGGAAGATCCGGAGCCTGGA cctgtcaGGGATGAATCTGCTCTCAGAGCACTTGGACCCCAAGCTGCTGAGCCGCCTGAAGCAGCTGCAAGAGCTGGACCTCTCCAACAACCAACTGGAGACGCTGCCCGCCAACCTGGGCCTGTCCCACCTGCGCATCCTCCGCTGCGCCAACAACCAGTTGGGCGATGTCACTGTCCTGTGCCAGTTCCCACAGCTCGAGGAGCTCAGCCTGGAGGGCAACCCCTTTCTGACA GTCAGTGACAACCTGAAagtttccttcctcctgcccaaGCTCCGTAAGGTCAACGGCAAGGACGCCTCCTCCACTTGCTCTCAGGTGGAGAACCTGAACCGGGAGCTGACCAGCAGG GTCACAGCTCACTGGGAGAAGTTCATGGCCGCACTGAGCCCAGAGGAGGAGGCTGAGAAGGCCCAGGCAGACTTTGTGAGGTCGGCCGTCAGAGACGTCCGCTATGGGCCCGAGTCCCTCAGCGACTTCACCCAGTGGAGG GTGCGGATGATCTCTGAGGAGCTGGTGGCCTCTGGTGGGACTCAGGTGCATGAGGCAAACATCTCAGAGAGGCCCCCAAAAGCCACCGCTATCCAGGAGCCTAGG GCCGGGCCAGTGGCCTCGAAGCGGCCAGGTGATGGCCCAGTCAACCTCTCTCCCAACAAGCGGGTGTGCAGCTCCCCGTTGGCCCAGGTGGAGGGCAGCCCTGTGGGCTCTGCTGGCAGCCAG ACTGCCCTGCAGCTGGAGCCCCTGCACTTCCTGCAGTGCCACAGCAAGAACAACAGCCCTCGTGACCTGGAGACCCAGCTCTGGGCCTGCGCCTTCGAGCCAGCCTGGGACGAGG ggcaggcaggggccacGTCCCAGACCGTGGCCACGTGTGGCGGGGAGGCCGTGTGTGTGATCGACTGCCAGACGGGCATCGTACTGCACAAGTACAAGGCGCCTAGTGAG gagTTCTTCTCAGTGGCCTGGACGGCCCTGACGGTGGTCACACAGGCAGGCCACAAGAAGCGCTGGAGCGTGCTGGCAGCTGCAGGCCTGCGGGGCCTGGTCCGGCTGCTGCACGTGCGGGCCGGCTTCTGCTGCGGGCTCATCCGGGCCCACAAGAAGGCCATTGCAACTCTCTGTTTCAGCCCCACACACGAGACCCACCTCTTCA CGGCCTCCTATGACAAGCGGATCATCCTCTGGGACATCGGGGTGCCCAACCACGATTACGAATTCCAGGCCAG CCAGCTGCTCACACTCGACACCACCTCCATCGCCCTGCGCCTCTGCCCCGTCGCCTCCTGCCCAGATGCCTACCTGCTGGCTGGCTGTGAGGGCGGCTGCCGTTGCTGGGACGTGCGGCTGGACCAGCCTCAGAAGAGGAG GGTGTGTGAGGTGGAGTTCGTCTTCTCCGAGGGCTCTGAGGCAACTGGACGGAGAGTGGACGGGCTGGCGTTCGTGAACGAGGACGTCGTGG CCTCCAAAGGGAGTAGCCTGGGCACCATCTGCCTGTGGAGCTGGAGCCAGACGTGGCAGGGCCGGGGCAGCCAGTCCACAGTGGCCGTCGTGGTCCTGGCCCGGCTGCAGTGGTCGCCCACCGAGCTCGCCTACTTCTCACTCAGCACCTGTCCTG GTGAGGGGATGGTGCTCTGCGGGGACGAGGAGGGCAACGTGTGGATCTATGACGTCAGGCCCCTCGTGGCGCAGAGGCCCCCGCCGCCGGCCACCCCGCAGGCCCCCACGCAG atCCTTAAGTGGCCCCAGCCCCGGGCCCTGGGCCAGACAGTGAGCAGGACCATGGTGAACACGGTGGTGGCCGACCCCACCTTCACCTACCTCACAGCACTGACGGACTCCAACATTGTCGCCATCTGGAGGAGAAACCAGCCTTGA
- the LRWD1 gene encoding leucine-rich repeat and WD repeat-containing protein 1 isoform X1 has translation MGPLSARLLIQRGRPKCDRLGKIRSLDLSGMNLLSEHLDPKLLSRLKQLQELDLSNNQLETLPANLGLSHLRILRCANNQLGDVTVLCQFPQLEELSLEGNPFLTVSDNLKVSFLLPKLRKVNGKDASSTCSQVENLNRELTSRVTAHWEKFMAALSPEEEAEKAQADFVRSAVRDVRYGPESLSDFTQWRVRMISEELVASGGTQVHEANISERPPKATAIQEPRAGPVASKRPGDGPVNLSPNKRVCSSPLAQVEGSPVGSAGSQTALQLEPLHFLQCHSKNNSPRDLETQLWACAFEPAWDEGQAGATSQTVATCGGEAVCVIDCQTGIVLHKYKAPSEEFFSVAWTALTVVTQAGHKKRWSVLAAAGLRGLVRLLHVRAGFCCGLIRAHKKAIATLCFSPTHETHLFTASYDKRIILWDIGVPNHDYEFQASQLLTLDTTSIALRLCPVASCPDAYLLAGCEGGCRCWDVRLDQPQKRSVRATPRTTKSLGLEAPTRPVNCSPHSASEALPHSRALPGHVPAPPKLPPPVTRHTQVLAPPFQGLEAREGPEVCEVEFVFSEGSEATGRRVDGLAFVNEDVVASKGSSLGTICLWSWSQTWQGRGSQSTVAVVVLARLQWSPTELAYFSLSTCPGEGMVLCGDEEGNVWIYDVRPLVAQRPPPPATPQAPTQILKWPQPRALGQTVSRTMVNTVVADPTFTYLTALTDSNIVAIWRRNQP, from the exons ATGGGCCCCCTGTCGGCGCGGCTGCTGATCCAGCGGGGGCGACCCAAGTGCGACCGGCTGGGGAAGATCCGGAGCCTGGA cctgtcaGGGATGAATCTGCTCTCAGAGCACTTGGACCCCAAGCTGCTGAGCCGCCTGAAGCAGCTGCAAGAGCTGGACCTCTCCAACAACCAACTGGAGACGCTGCCCGCCAACCTGGGCCTGTCCCACCTGCGCATCCTCCGCTGCGCCAACAACCAGTTGGGCGATGTCACTGTCCTGTGCCAGTTCCCACAGCTCGAGGAGCTCAGCCTGGAGGGCAACCCCTTTCTGACA GTCAGTGACAACCTGAAagtttccttcctcctgcccaaGCTCCGTAAGGTCAACGGCAAGGACGCCTCCTCCACTTGCTCTCAGGTGGAGAACCTGAACCGGGAGCTGACCAGCAGG GTCACAGCTCACTGGGAGAAGTTCATGGCCGCACTGAGCCCAGAGGAGGAGGCTGAGAAGGCCCAGGCAGACTTTGTGAGGTCGGCCGTCAGAGACGTCCGCTATGGGCCCGAGTCCCTCAGCGACTTCACCCAGTGGAGG GTGCGGATGATCTCTGAGGAGCTGGTGGCCTCTGGTGGGACTCAGGTGCATGAGGCAAACATCTCAGAGAGGCCCCCAAAAGCCACCGCTATCCAGGAGCCTAGG GCCGGGCCAGTGGCCTCGAAGCGGCCAGGTGATGGCCCAGTCAACCTCTCTCCCAACAAGCGGGTGTGCAGCTCCCCGTTGGCCCAGGTGGAGGGCAGCCCTGTGGGCTCTGCTGGCAGCCAG ACTGCCCTGCAGCTGGAGCCCCTGCACTTCCTGCAGTGCCACAGCAAGAACAACAGCCCTCGTGACCTGGAGACCCAGCTCTGGGCCTGCGCCTTCGAGCCAGCCTGGGACGAGG ggcaggcaggggccacGTCCCAGACCGTGGCCACGTGTGGCGGGGAGGCCGTGTGTGTGATCGACTGCCAGACGGGCATCGTACTGCACAAGTACAAGGCGCCTAGTGAG gagTTCTTCTCAGTGGCCTGGACGGCCCTGACGGTGGTCACACAGGCAGGCCACAAGAAGCGCTGGAGCGTGCTGGCAGCTGCAGGCCTGCGGGGCCTGGTCCGGCTGCTGCACGTGCGGGCCGGCTTCTGCTGCGGGCTCATCCGGGCCCACAAGAAGGCCATTGCAACTCTCTGTTTCAGCCCCACACACGAGACCCACCTCTTCA CGGCCTCCTATGACAAGCGGATCATCCTCTGGGACATCGGGGTGCCCAACCACGATTACGAATTCCAGGCCAG CCAGCTGCTCACACTCGACACCACCTCCATCGCCCTGCGCCTCTGCCCCGTCGCCTCCTGCCCAGATGCCTACCTGCTGGCTGGCTGTGAGGGCGGCTGCCGTTGCTGGGACGTGCGGCTGGACCAGCCTCAGAAGAGGAG CGTCAGAGCAACCCCCCGCACCACCAAGTCTCTGGGCCTAGAAGCGCCCACTCGGCCAGTGAACTGCTCACCTCACTCAGCCTCGGAAGCGCTGCCTCACTCCAGAGCCCTTCCTGGCCATGTCCCTGCGCCCCCTAAGTTGCCACCGCCTGTGACTCGGCACACTCAGGTGCTGGCTCCCCCCTTCCAGGGCCTGGAAGCCAGGGAGGGCCCAGA GGTGTGTGAGGTGGAGTTCGTCTTCTCCGAGGGCTCTGAGGCAACTGGACGGAGAGTGGACGGGCTGGCGTTCGTGAACGAGGACGTCGTGG CCTCCAAAGGGAGTAGCCTGGGCACCATCTGCCTGTGGAGCTGGAGCCAGACGTGGCAGGGCCGGGGCAGCCAGTCCACAGTGGCCGTCGTGGTCCTGGCCCGGCTGCAGTGGTCGCCCACCGAGCTCGCCTACTTCTCACTCAGCACCTGTCCTG GTGAGGGGATGGTGCTCTGCGGGGACGAGGAGGGCAACGTGTGGATCTATGACGTCAGGCCCCTCGTGGCGCAGAGGCCCCCGCCGCCGGCCACCCCGCAGGCCCCCACGCAG atCCTTAAGTGGCCCCAGCCCCGGGCCCTGGGCCAGACAGTGAGCAGGACCATGGTGAACACGGTGGTGGCCGACCCCACCTTCACCTACCTCACAGCACTGACGGACTCCAACATTGTCGCCATCTGGAGGAGAAACCAGCCTTGA
- the ALKBH4 gene encoding alpha-ketoglutarate-dependent dioxygenase alkB homolog 4 isoform X3: protein MNPEDVMLSEISQSEDILYDSTYVKPPQSSNSQKQKRMKTHRFIYYADTGWAVGAEESDFEGWAFPFPGVTLIEDFVTPAEEAEMVRLMDRDPWKLSQSGRRKQDYGPKVNFRKQKLKTAGFRGLPSFSREVVRRMGLYPVLEDFRPVEQCNLDYCPERGSAIDPHLDDTWLWGERLVSLNLLSPTVLSMSREAPGSLLLCLAPSGFPQAPVEGATAPGRSVPCREVEVAVPLPRRALLVLTRAARHQWKHAIHRRHIGARRVSATFRELSAEFGPSGRQRELGQELLQTSLSFQGRPT, encoded by the exons ATGAACCCTGAGgacgttatgctgagtgaaataagccagtcggaagacatactgtatgattccacttatgtaaaGCCTCCACAGTcgtcaaattcacagaaacagaaaagaatg AAAACACACCGGTTCATTTACTACGCCGACACCGGCTGGGCTGTGGGGGCCGAGGAGTCCGACTTTGAAGGCTGGGCCTTCCCCTTCCCAGGCGTGACACTGATCGAGGACTTTGTGACCCCGGCGGAAGAAGCTGAGATGGTACGGCTGATGGACCGCGACCCCTGGAAGCTCTCACAGTCCGGGCGGAGGAAGCAG GACTACGGCCCCAAAGTCAACTTTCGGAAACAGAAGCTAAAGACCGCCGGCTTCCGGGGCCTCCCCAGCTTCAGCCGGGAGGTGGTGCGGAGAATGGGCCTCTACCCCGTCCTGGAGGACTTCCGGCCCGTGGAGCAGTGTAACCTGGACTACTGCCCGGAGCGGGGCTCGGCCATCGACCCCCACCTGGACGACACCTGGCTGTGGGGGGAGCGGCTGGTGAGCCTCAACCTGCTGTCCCCCACTGTGCTGTCCATGTCCCGGGAGGCGCCCGGCAGCCTGCTGCTCTGCCTGGCCCCGTCCGGCTTCCCGCAGGCCCCGGTGGAAGGTGCGACGGCCCCCGGCAGGTCTGTCCCGTGCCGGGAGGTGGAGGTGGCTGTCCCCTTGCCCCGCCGCGCTCTGCTGGTGCTCACGCGAGCCGCGCGGCACCAGTGGAAGCATGCCATCCACCGCAGGCACATCGGGGCCCGCCGCGTGAGCGCCACCTTCAGGGAGCTGTCAGCCGAGTTTGGCCCCAGCGGGAGGCAGCGGGAACTGGGGCAGGAGCTCCTGCAAACCTCGCTCTCCTTTCAGGGGAGACCCACGTGA